In Corvus cornix cornix isolate S_Up_H32 chromosome 28, ASM73873v5, whole genome shotgun sequence, one genomic interval encodes:
- the TJP3 gene encoding tight junction protein ZO-3 produces the protein MAPAPGWRLRARGFRRNWSPHAASALGWERYRPRQEAETRGVDLIAVTAGKRPRRTRHDGGLVPRQSLGYKGLRKAPWSDTTATSPGAQLLPGRIPGSPDVGLRKGPAAVKRSRSRSEPPSCPAATAALPSLCWWVPTMEEMVIWEQHTVTLSKDPHRGFGFAVSGGRDHPNRTTGDTAVFVSDVVSGGPAMGQLQRKDHIVMVNGLSMENVPSSFAIQTLKTCGKIANITLKRPKKVHIPVSKGSPGSPTVPRHYDSDDDYRLHRSRDDLDHSQGYDGDSSSERSSGHHHDDRRHHKLVPRSRRRSQDSSHWVQSGSDRRRHGQHCSANAFGQDGDTNGLALVSGFKRLPHQDVPMKPITSVLVKQKQSEEYGLKLGSQLFIKHIVESGLAAKGSSLQEGDLILKINGVASQDMSLAETQQLIERTEGILTLLILRDHRQFLVNIPDVDSQSDSSRMDDISDIDSELSHPPSPETSPRPPAAARTNSPPERRRSNREPVAEVTVADARGPDLLEAMEGDGHSPHTSPTARAAHKDGYSTNSRVVQFVKAKSVGLRLTGGNDVGIFVSSVQEGSLADSQGVQEGDQILQVNDTSFQNLTREEAVEYLMALPPGEEVTLWTQSKQDIYRKMISSNVGDSFYIRTHFDFEKDTPSGLSFVRGDVFHVLDTMYRGRLGSWLAVRMGRDLQEQEKGIIPNRSRAEQIASLESVLKATSGANPSGARAEFWKLRGLRGAKKMLRKSREDLSALTKQGHYPPYERVVLKEASFKRPVVILGPIADIAVQKLSRELPELFEIAPSVPRDGASSKVIKLDSVRQIAEKNKHALLDITPSAVERLNYVQYYPVVVFCEPESRQGIKAMRQWLAPDSRKSSRRLYAQANKMKKYCSHLFTATISLSGSGNAWYEQIQDIVRTQQSQPVWTTAEQADVAPEDSLDLLNPPSTVASGYLTCDSHANSDYDDTDGEAGAYTDGEAEDAYDQPGLARSSEPAQLAPSHGLDSSEQAQLAPSHSRREQVPEQPRQGRRYDSIREYEHEAVRRRFTRARDDSDQDEGYEWGPATDV, from the exons ATGGCCCCGGCTCCGGGGTGGCGGTTGCGGGCCAGGGGCTTCCGCAGGAACTGGTCCCCCCACGCCGCCTCGGCGCTGGGCTGGGAGCGGTACCGGCCCCGGCAGGAGGCGGAGACCCGCGGCGTGGACCTGATCGCTGTCACCGCGGGAAAGCGGCCCCGCAGGACGAGGCATGACGGGGGGCTGGTCCCCAG GCAGAGTCTGGGCTACAAAGGGTTACGCAAGGCACCCTGGAGTGAcaccactgccaccagcccgggagctcagctccttcctggTCGGATCCCAGGCTCG CCTGATGTTGGATTGAGGAAGGGGCCAGCAGCTGTAAAGAGGAGCCGGAGCCGGTCAGAGCCCCCCAGCTGTCcggctgccactgctgctctccccagctTGTGCTGGTGGGTGCCCACCATGGAGGAGATGGTGATCTGGGAGCAGCACACGGTGACACTGAGCAAG GACCCTCACCGGGGCTTTGGCTTTGCTGTCTCTGGAGGCCGTGACCATCCCAACAGGACAACCGGGGACACAGCGGTGTTTGTTTCAGATGTGGTGTCTGGGGGACCAGCGATGGGTCAGCTCCA GAGGAAGGATCACATCGTGATGGTGAATGGCCTTTCCATGGAGAATGTCCCATCCTCCTTTGCTATCCAGACACTTAAAACCTGTGGCAAGATTGCCAACATC ACGCTGAAAAGACCGAAGAAGGTTCACATCCCTGTGAGCAAGGGCAGCCCTGGGTCCCCCACTGTGCCCCGGCACTACGACTCAGACGATGACTACAGGCTGCACCGCTCCCGGGATGACCTGGACCACAGTCAGGGCTACGATGGGGACTCATCCAGCGAGAGGAGCTCTGGTCACCACCACGATGACCGTCGCCATCATAAGCTGGTGCCACGAAGCCGGAGGCGAagccaggacagcagccacTGGGTGCAGAGTGGCTCGGATCGGAGACGCCATGGCCAACATTGCTCTGCTAATGCCTTTGGCCAGGACGGGGACACCAACGGGCTGGCCCTGGTGTCGGGCTTCAAGCGGCTGCCACACCAGGATGTGCCAATGAAGCCCATCACATCGGTACTGgtgaagcagaagcagagtGAAG AGTATGGCCTGAAGCTGGGGAGTCAGCTCTTCATCAAGCACATAGTGGAGAGCGGGCTGGCGGCCAAGGGCAGCTCCTTGCAGGAGGGAGACCTCATCCTGAAG ATCAATGGGGTAGCCAGCCAGGACATGTCCTTGGCTGAAACTCAGCAGCTCATCGAGCGGACAGAGGGGATCCTGACCCTGCTCATCCTCCGGGACCACCGGCAGTTCCTGGTTAACATCCCTGACGTCGACAGCCAGAGCGACAGCTCCCGGATGGATG atatCTCAGACATTGACTCTGAGCTGTCCCATCCGCCATCTCCAGAGACCTCCCCACgacctccagctgctgccaggacaaATTCACCACC GGAGAGGAGACGATCAAACAGGGAGCCTGTGGCTGAGGTGACTGTAGCCGATGCTCGGGGCCCGG ACCTTCTGGAAGCCATGGAGGGGGATGGCCACAGCCCCCACACCAGCCCCACTGCCCGAGCTGCCCACAAGGATGG GTACAGCACCAACTCCAGGGTCGTGCAGTTTGTGAAGGCCAAGAGTGTGGGGCTGCGGCTGACGGGTGGGAATGATGTGGGCATCTTCGTGTCGAGCGTGCAGGAGGGGAGCCTGGCTGACAGCCAGGGCGTCCAGGAAGGTGACCAGATCCTGCAG GTGAATGACACCAGTTTCCAGAACCTGACCCGTGAGGAGGCTGTGGAATATCTCATGGCCCTGCCCCCAGGCGAGGAGGTCACGCTGTGGACCCAGAGCAAGCAGGACA TTTACAGGAAGATGATCTCATCCAACGTGGGTGACTCATTCTACATCCGGACACACTTTGACTTTGAGAAGGATACGCCATCAGGGCTCAGCTTTGTCCGTGGGGACGTGTTCCACGTGCTGGACACCATGTACCGGGGCAGGCTGGGGAGCTGGCTGGCTGTGCGCAtgggcagggacctgcaggagcaggaaaagggcATCATCCCCAACCGGAGCAG ggccGAACAGATCGCCAGCCTGGAGTCAGTGCTGAAAGCCACGTCTGGCGCCAACCCCTCTGGGGCAAGGGCTGAGTTTTGGAAGCTGCGGGGCTTGCGGGGAGCCAAGAAGATGCTGCGGAAGAGCCGGGAGGACCTGTCTGCCCTCACAAAGCAGGGGCACTACCCACCATATGAGAGGGTGGTCCTGAAGGAAG CCAGCTTCAAGCGGCCAGTGGTGATCCTGGGCCCCATCGCAGACATTGCTGTGCAGAAGCTGAGCAGGGAGTTGCCCGAGCTGTTTGAAATTGCCC cGAGCGTGCCCCGCGATGGGGCATCGTCCAAGGTCATCAAGCTGGACTCGGTGCGGCAGATTGCAGAAAAG AACAAGCACGCCTTGCTGGACATCACACCCTCGGCTGTGGAGCGCCTCAATTACGTGCAGTACTACCCAGTGGTGGTGTTCTGCGAGCCCGAGAGCCGGCAGGGCATCAAGGCCATGCGGCAGTGGCTGGCACCTGACTCCAGGAAGAGCTCCCGGCGCCTCTATGCCCAGGCCAACAAGATGAAGAAATATTGCAGCCACCTCTTCACGGCCACCATCAGCCTCAGTGGCAGCGGCAATGCCTGGTACGAGCAGATCCAGGACATTGTAAGGACACAGCAAAGCCAGCCTGTCTGGACAACAGCAGAgcag GCAGATGTAGCACCTGAGGACAGTCTGGACCTGCTGAACCCACCAAGCACGGTGGCGTCAGGCTACCTGACGTGTGACAGCCATGCCAACAGTGACTACGACGACACAGATGGGGAGGCGGGCGCCTACACTGACGGCGAGGCAGAGGATGCCTATGACCAGCCCGGGCTGGCCCGTTCCtctgagccagcccagctggccCCGAGCCATGGCCTGGACTCCTCCGAGCAAGCACAGCTGGCCCCAAGCCACAGCCGAAGGGAACAG GTGCCCGAACAGCCACGGCAGGGCCGGCGCTATGACAGCATCAG GGAATACGAGCACGAGGCGGTGAGGAGGAGGTTCACACGAGCCAGGGATGACTCAGACCAGGATGAAGGCTACGAGTGGGGCCCAGCCACAGATGTGTAG